The sequence GGTCAAGTAGGAGACCTCTTCATTGGTGGGATTGTAAGTCAGACCACCTACCTTTTTAAAGACTTTTTATTCAAGGAACATCCTTCTCAGCAGCTGTTTGACATTCCACAGTAAGCAAgaatatccctccctcccctatTTATTCTATACTCCACTGAATCAGCAAATAACAACATGTGTTCTTTGCACGTTCAAAGAAATTCtatttagaaatatttatttattgaatttatataccgaccTATACCTGGacgtctcagggtggttcacagaacaaaatcaaaatattaaaccacattatatataatcaaaataaaagcaacaacccaataactcccATTAAAAAAgacacccacattttaaaagggcattggatataAATCAAATCTACCAAAGGCATGTTTTTGCCAAgtgcctaaaggtgcataatgaaggcaccaggcaaacttccctggggagagcattccacagaagaggagccactgcagacaaggcccattctcgtgttgccaccttcggaggaggcacacgaagaagggcctcagaagatgatctcacggtcctggtaggttcatatggaaagaggtggtccttgaggttttgtggtcccgagtcatttagggctttataggtgcAAACCAGCACTTCAAATTTGAATTGGAAACTAATTgttagccagtgcagttggaccagcattggtgtaatatgctcaaaccgtcttgctccggtgagcaacttgGCTGCTGAATTTTCTGaattgtcttcagaggcagccctacgtataacatattgcagtaatctaaccttgaggttagcagagcataaacaacagtagttaggctatttccagataggggtgtagctgggccaccagccgaagctgatggaaggcaaatAGGATCATTGAGGCCACCTTagcctcgagcgacagcaaaggGTCCAGGAATATCCCCAAACTATGAACTTGCTCCTTcaaaggaagtgtaaccccatcaagaacaggtgatctcccacccatctgTTGTAGGGAACCACCCACTCTGTGCCTCTGTGGATTGAGcgtcagtttattggctctcccccagtccattaccgagggaAGACACTGGTCCAACACATCTACTGCCTCTCCTGCAGTTGTAAAGAAGGAATACAGCTGAGTGTTATCAGCCTACTGCGCACAATGTACTCCAGATAACCTCACCCATTGGTTTCATGTACatgttaaacaacatgggggataGAATTGAGCCCTGTGGTCGCCTTGTATGATGTCTTCTGTCGAGAGAGAGGCAaggaaaacatatatatatatccctgtaTATCCTTTTTGACCTCTCAGCGGCTTTCAATACCATccaccatgacatccttctggagtgactctccaaactaggggtgggtggcatcACTTTGCAGTAGTTCCAGTCCTACCGGAATGGTCGGTCCTAGAGGGaaccacattgaaggttccaggAGGCTGAAAAACATTCCCCAAGTAACACCCTCTAGGAACaatcaaagcagtttctgtgccaaaaccatatggatccagaaaatcagtttcttccaaaaacacctggatctggtctgcgaccacttgctccagaaccttgctcaggaaagggagattagcaactggccggTAGTTAGTTAGGTTTTCTGAATCTATGGAAGGTTTCTGAATAAGTGGTTTTCCCACTGCCTACTCCAAACAGGGAGGGACCAGTCCGTCTCCTAAAGAGGCattgatcacctccctggccaAACCAGTTGTTCCTTCCCTGATGGTTTTTATCAGGCAAGAGGGGCAAGGTCCAAAAGCGGAAGTGTGCCCTGAGTGATCGAGTatcttgtccacatcctcaagccttacCAACAGAAGCTTATCCCACATAACAAGcctagactgtgctctggacatCCCAATAGATTCATCTGTTATAACATCAGAGTCAAGGTTTGGgcagatgcaagcaattttatcctgaaaatgctttgcaaacaagtcacagtgaaCTACCGTTGGTTCAATCACCTCCTTTGGGGCAGACCGTAAAAGGCCCTGTACAACCTGGAGGAGCTCTGCCAGACAACATAATGATATAGTTCAATAAAGGGCCAGTCCTCCTTCTGAACCGCTTTCTGAATATTCTGCATAATACTGAGGTTATAGACaatattaaattttctttttggaaagcAAACTCCATGTGAAGGAGAAGCAGCATGCTTGGTGAGGCAGAGCAAGAAAAATATTTTGCTGACAATAGGTATCCCCCACTCCAATACTGAGATTGAGAGCAAGAAAATGGTGGAGAGGCAGGCATCTGTGCCAGACTGGCACCTCAGTAAGCAACAGTCCACCCTCAAATCTCTTGTTAATCAAATAGAAGAAAATTATATATgtagagcgccacaaccccatagtcacctttgactggatttaaccgtccagaggtcctttacctttttacctttactgtgcatatgtatatgtatacgtatatgtatatgtatacgtATACGTATACGTAGATGTATACGTATATATATACGTATACGTACGTATGCATATACGTATACGTATGTATATGTAGtgctgttttcaaaaaaaaaatgtttagggtgttcccattttgactcaagaaaaatcaccattttatagttcaaatagggaaacataaatacagtaaatgaaaatgtacaaagattcacaaaatgtttaggggtatgcatcctcctgtgtccccctagaaaaaagcactgtgtatatgcatatgtatatatgCAAACTGATCTGAAACGCAAGTGAACAGACAGCTAAATAAAACTAGCATATTGACAAAAGCATAGAGGACTCCTGCAACACCTTCAAGACTGAACAATACTCTATTCCATAAGCTTTCCTGGACCCCCATCATGTTCAGAATATGAGTATTCATCAGTAGTATAGTTTCAGGTTTACAGGAAcacatatagatatataaatgCAGAGAGGCATGGTGCAGGAGTGCCATCAGAgggaaaggaaatgcagaaactgCAGACAATGAAAATAACATAATTAATGTAAGGATACCAAATCACTCAAAAGACTGCGAAATAAATTCATTCTGCTAGGATGCTTAGAGTTGAAAGTGCAGAGGAGAAAAAGGTAGAACCCAGTCTCATTCATTAAAATATtcccaccattattattattattattattattattattattattattatttacctcaATACATATACAAAATGTTTACATAATATTCCATATACATAATACTTGTAAATttacatttttcattttattatgtatCAAAATTTAGTCATTTCTTACTTGCATTTTATCTTTCCCTATGTCGTAACCCTGTGTCTTCCCTTCACCCATGCATGACTTCCTAATttttatattataactttattatTGTGGTTGTACTCTTATATCTTAATAATTTAAACATGCATTCTTGTATTTCAGTTTATATTAACTGTGTGAGATCAATCTAACCATGTATTCgtctacacatttccattcctgtttgagattttgGTTAGATTGCATTCCAATTGTTACTGTCACTTTTGCTAATTCAATCAATTAGAAAAAAATTACATTGCCAATCTGGCACTGATGGTACTTCTtcagatttccaatttttggcaaccAGTAACATAGTGGCGGCTGTTGCATATAGAAAAATTTTCTTCATGTCTTTGGGGATgtcccagttacagaaaggtagccgtgttggtctgccatagtcaaaacaaaaaatttttttccttccagtagcaccttaaagaccaactaagttagttcttggtataagctttcgtgtgcatgcacacttcttcagatacagaagagtgtatctgaagaagtgtgcatgcacacgaaagctcataccaagaactaacttagttggtctttaaggtgctactggaaggaaaatttttttttgttttggggaTGTCATTTGTTATGATTCCTTGAAGGAATTCTTGTGGCTTTTTACCAATTGTTATTCTAAACATTCTTTTCAATTCCTCAtgtagatttccccccaaatttttaattttatgaTATCTCCACCAGACGTGATACAAAGATCCTTCTGACACCTTACATCTCCAACACAACTTCGATGGTAATTTATATATTTTGGCTAGTTTTACAAgggttaaataccacctgtaaaacatcttcataatacagtgatacctcgggttaattacttaattcgttccggaggtctgttcttaacctgaaactgttcttaacctgaagcaccactttagctaatggggcctcctgctgccgccacgctgctggagaacgatttctgttctcctcctgaagcaaagttcttaacctaaagcactatttctgggttagcggagtctgtaacctgaagcgtatgtaacttgaagcgtatgtaacccgaggcaccactgtattttctttgaTAGTGTTACATGCAGTGAAATTAATATCTGATTTGCATAGTTTTTTCCATAGGTCTAGTGGAATCGTGTATCCAAAGTCTTGTCCCCACTTGATCATTACTTCGTTAATTTGTTCATCTTTGAGTTCCCAATCGAGATCCTTTTTGGAATTATTCAAGAGTTCTAGCtggaattttgattcttctttttggAAACCAATTTTATTATCAGAGTTAAATTTATCATATAATTGACGATATTGTAGCCAAGTGGTACACATCTGTCTAAGGTCTTCATAATCCCACCTCTCTTTTTATATCTTCCCTAATGACAGTATAAAAACCAAGTTCTATCAGAACATCCTGGCCATTGTGTTTGCGATAAAAGAGATCAATGACAATTCAAAGATCTTGCCCAATGTCACCCTTggtttccacatctatgacagctacttCAATGCAAGAATGACCTATCGAACCATTTTGGACCTTCTCTTCAAATGGCAAAGATTTgtccccaactacaaatgtgacactcAGAAAAACCTCATAGCTGTGATtgggggacttacttctgacaCTTCTATCCACATGGCAGATATCTTAAGTCTCTACAGGATTCCACAGGTATAATCGGTGCATAGGGGAATATGGGGGAGTTTCCTTTGCCATAattttattcagaagcaaaagAGAAATATTTGTGTGAGGTAGAAATAACCTGGAAATCTCATTATTTCCCCATAACTAGAAATCCagtcagtatttttttttttataaaaaaacattaATTCCAACTTGGACTACAAATTTCTTAAGGAAATGTTGTACCAAATTATCACTTTCTTTTAGGTCACCTATGGCTCATTTGCTTCAGAGGAGAGTCAATCAATGCAGAAGTCTTTTTATATCATGGTCCCAAATGAAGACCTTCAATATGTAGGGATTATCCGGTTACTTCAGTACTTCAGATGGAAGTGGGTGGGGATATTTGTTGCCAAATATGACAGTGGAGAACATTTTTTGAAGATCCTGGAGCCATTGTTTAGccagaatggaatctgttcagccttCACAAAAACGATCCCACTTCAAGCTCGTATAGAAGATCTGGGAAAACTATTTGGTGAAATTGAAAGTATTTATGAAGGTCTCACAGATGAAAAGGCTAGTACAGTTATCATCTATGGAACCGATGGGACAATATCATGGCTGAGAATGGCtatctttataataaataatataaatcagATGGACACATCATTTGGAAAGGTCTGGATCATCACAGCCCAGATAGATTTTGTATCATTCGGATTTCAGAGAACCTGGAATTTCCAGCTGTTCCAAGGTGCCCTTTCCattacaattcactcagaagaaCTTCAAGAGTTCAACCAATTCCTTCAGAACATCCAAACACACAGGAGCAAAGCAGATGGCTTTTGGAAGGACTTCTGGGAGCAGGCATTTGACTGTCCCTATCCGGATCCAGGTATGCCTGCCAACGATGATGGAACatgtactggagaggagaggcTGGAAAGTCTCCCTGCAGGTGTTTTTGAAATGCACATGACTGGGCAGAGCTACGgtatctataatgctgtctatgctaTAGCTCACACATTGCATGCCATTTCCTCATCCAGATCCCCACACAGAACAGTGACCGTTGGTTACAGTGTTGGATTTCCATCTCTGCAGCCTTGGGAGGTAATGTTGCAGAGCTAAATATTCTCATGTCAATGGATCTATTAGGAGAAAGAACACAGGAAGTTTCTTTTCCCGAGTTAGGCCTTTCAGTCATCTGTTTCAGTATTGTgtactcttgttgttgttgtttagtcgtttagtcatgtccaactctttgtgaccccacggaccagagcatgccaggcacttctgtcttccactgcctcccacagtttggtcagactcatgctggtagcttcgagaacaccattcaaccatctcgtcctctgtcgtccccttgtccttgtgccctcaatctattGTGTACTCTAGAGCtttccaaatttgggtctccagctgtttttggacttccattaccatcatccctgaccactggtcctgctagctagggatgatgtcaATGGACTGATTAGCAGAAGGACAGGAAGTTGCTGTATACTAAGTTAGGCCTCACATCCATCTGTTTCAGTGTTCTGTACTCTGTCTGGTTTGGGATGTCCAGGGTTTGAGACAATATGAGATTCCCAGTCTCACTGAAgattctggggattgaatctgggcctTTCCGTGCAAGGAGATGCTCAACCAGTGAGCTGCTCCCCTTTACAGCTCCTCttctcatattttaaaaaaacagatgatAAAGTATTCTGCATCTTAGTCATGGTTACACTCTTCCTGGTTTACATTTCACCATGTAACTTGACCTTGTAATCTGTTCCACTTGGAACCTCAGAtagtttgcttcttctttttctttttaaatagatCAACTCATTTCTTCAAGGTGTTTCCTTTAACAACTCAGCTGGAGAAACGGTATCATTTAATGATAACAGGGAAATGAGAGGAGGATTTGATATCATGAATCTGGTCACATTCCCAAACACTTCTTTCCAGAGAGTAAAAGTTGGATCGGTGGGTCTCAGTGATAGAGGAGATAAGGAGTTAATCCTCCATGTGGACAAAATTCTATGGCACCAAAGTTTTAACCAGGTATGGCTTGGAGTTACCAAACTGCACAGAGCTTGCAGGTATGACTAAAGCTACTAAATAACAACAAGCACAGCAAGAACAACAATGATGTCTAGTGCATTCAGAAAGATGATGCGAAATTGATATGCCAAATCTCCCTTTTCTCACTTTGAAATCAGTATTACCTTGAAAGTGCACTAAAAATAAAGCATAAGATTGTCCTGTGGGTGCCATATAGGAAAGCACTTCTACCCCCAACTTTCCCATATTTTTGTACAGGTGCTTCCCTCTTCTTTGTGCAATGAACCCTGCCACTCTGgtcatcagaagaaaaggaaggaaggggaaaagttttgttgctatgattgtgctccatgcCCAGGGGGGAAGATTTCAAACCAGACTGGTAGGTAAAGCTCTTGCATCCTGATGACCAAACAAAGAGACTGATATACAGGCGGGGCTTGAGCTGGGCCACTTTtatttagtgaaaataacaagaTCAGCAGACGAGGATAAATTCTAAAGGCAGAATTGTAACCATTGGGTGACACACAGggctttttaaaagccagaacACACTGGAAATCAGTGCTGGTACCTctcagagaatgagggaggtgttcatggtgagttgaaGCTATTGATTCCTTCCCTAACTGTTCAGTTTTGGAGCAGAGCCTGCTCCCCTTCAATACACAAATCTTGAAACAAAGAAGCCCTGTGATATGCATCATCTTtggaggaaactcaaagcaaactAAGGCATAGGAGGAATTAGGAGCGTGGTAACTCAGTGACACGGGTTAccacgggacatgggtggcgctgtgggttaaaccacagagcctaggacttgctgatcagaaggtcagcggttcaaatccccgagacgggatgagatcctgttgctcggtccctgctcctgccaacctagcagttcgaaagcacatcaaagtgcaagtagcgggatggtaaacggcgtttctgtgcactgctctagtcatgctggccagatgacccggaagctgtacaccagctcccttggccaataaagcgagatgagcg comes from Podarcis raffonei isolate rPodRaf1 chromosome 13, rPodRaf1.pri, whole genome shotgun sequence and encodes:
- the LOC128399080 gene encoding vomeronasal type-2 receptor 26-like, coding for MEGPATILSDLGIELDTYKQTSRLPEVKLDTLKSLLSAMIDAKKTTLSIKTKFYQNILAIVFAIKEINDNSKILPNVTLGFHIYDSYFNARMTYRTILDLLFKWQRFVPNYKCDTQKNLIAVIGGLTSDTSIHMADILSLYRIPQVTYGSFASEESQSMQKSFYIMVPNEDLQYVGIIRLLQYFRWKWVGIFVAKYDSGEHFLKILEPLFSQNGICSAFTKTIPLQARIEDLGKLFGEIESIYEGLTDEKASTVIIYGTDGTISWLRMAIFIINNINQMDTSFGKVWIITAQIDFVSFGFQRTWNFQLFQGALSITIHSEELQEFNQFLQNIQTHRSKADGFWKDFWEQAFDCPYPDPGMPANDDGTCTGEERLESLPAGVFEMHMTGQSYGIYNAVYAIAHTLHAISSSRSPHRTVTVGYSVGFPSLQPWEVLPSSLCNEPCHSGHQKKRKEGEKFCCYDCAPCPGGKISNQTDMDACFNCPEDQYPNQKRNGCIPKVIHFLSYKEPLGITLASVCVLCSLITALVLAIFIQHKDTPIVIANNRELTYTLLVSLLLCFLSSLLFLGKPGKVSCLLQQPAFGIIFSVAVSCVLAKTIIVSLAFIATKPGSKMKKWVGKRLAHSIVLSASLIQVVICTLWLTMSPPFPDLDMKSVAEETIVQCNVGSVTMFYCVLGYMGFLAIASFIVAFLARKLPDSFNEAQFITFSMLAFCSVWVSFVPTYLSTRGKHMVAVEIFSILASSAGLLGCIFSPKCYIIVLRPELNSRNQLIRRKD